The Halanaerobiales bacterium genomic sequence TAAGATGGAGAATGTTTTTTCCATTAACTAAAATTATTGCCCCTGGAGAAATTTTTCCTTTATCATTAAGTAATTTATTGGTAAAATAATCATCATAATCATTATCTAACTTGTTAATTAATTCAGAAATAGTAATTGGATTTTTAATTTCATATACTTCCCCTGAACTCTTCAGATTTATTTTAAATAAAGAATAAAATTTTACTTTTATTGTCATAATTATCATCCTCTTTTAATTGAAAATCCATCCAA encodes the following:
- a CDS encoding MoaD family protein → MTIKVKFYSLFKINLKSSGEVYEIKNPITISELINKLDNDYDDYFTNKLLNDKGKISPGAIILVNGKNILHLNNLKTELKDEDIITLFPPSAGG